One Watersipora subatra chromosome 4, tzWatSuba1.1, whole genome shotgun sequence genomic window carries:
- the LOC137393568 gene encoding CTTNBP2 N-terminal-like protein yields METGYDQTGCLMDEQSTNAKAKLAELSKSDLVELIGHLEHEVHSRDSVITEMMHQQTREVLYQSKYGRFGVSDPFTALQRDSDQVTNDNFDHNQVKSLFDNQLQQLENLIETQRRAQSTMREQKLSADERYKKVCHELEEARKKHARDTAQGDDVTVALEKEREKLQQDLAYTKNQLKKCEKELRRTKSQLEQESMTAVKHKQVALDLIKERRRMVSMVAESEKKNQAIAQLLQKEQADNKKCENSKLLQLEARMEKQLMDFDIEREQYKTKLRKEENKVKDLLHQLTDIKETVLSLQQESSEAVFDIGSVTGTTGLQPATSPALTSSSIVTPVSLIKSISQTVTVSKAISTPLSTTEVKVDASPVKIRTPARPQQSRPASDITAGQPRLAPTSEPRQRAALPPTSPKPNVILRPQGDIHGSPANRPLHYRPELSANRPTGIASSPALRAAGQGMQGQGSNAKQTSLSGKPVTGEQGSYVSGATLGTTIPNRIPNRVSSAPAASHLSSYNNKQSLTILANKPANSAIQVSTTAVTNINSRAAVLSPRSASVPPHLGTPLTIIDPRLVGTSSVSVANWRNSVSLSSSNSSAGHIAPTTVSLISPIDKSAMSGGTGSKPKPPPPVRNVSLPSAKKFHPIENTS; encoded by the exons ATGGAAACTGGATACGATCAAACTGGCTGTCTTATGGATGAGCAGTCGACCAATGCTAAG GCTAAGTTAGCTGAGCTAAGCAAGTCCGACCTGGTCGAGCTGATAGGGCACCTGGAGCATGAGGTGCACAGCAGAGACTCTGTCATCACTGAAATGATG CATCAGCAGACTCGGGAGGTACTTTATCAGTCCAAGTATGGTCGATTTGGTGTTTCTGACCCCTTTACGGCTTTGCAAAGAGACTCTGATCAGGTTACGAATGATAACTTTGATCACAATCAG GTGAAATCTCTCTTCGATAACCAACTCCAACAACTAGAAAATCTGATAGAAACACAGAGGCGAGCCCAGTCAACCATGAGAGAGCAGAAGTTGTCTGCTGACGAAAGATATAAGAAG GTTTGCCATGAGTTGGAGGAGGCAAGGAAAAAGCATGCACGAGACACAGCCCAAGGTGATGACGTCACAGTAGCTCTAGAAAAAGAACGAGAAAAACTTCAGCAGGAT CTTGCGTATACAAAGAACCAACTGAAGAAGTGTGAGAAGGAGCTGCGGCGGACCAAGTCACAGTTAGAGCAGGAATCTATGACTGCGGTTAAACACAAACAG GTTGCACTGGATTTAATCAAGGAGCGTCGTAGGATGGTGTCTATGGTAGCCGAATCGGAGAAGAAAAATCAAGCCATCGCGCAGTTGCTGCAGAAGGAACAAGCTGACAACAAGAAATGTGAGAATAGCAAGCTTCTGCAACTCGAAGCTCGTATGGAGAAGCAACTGATGGATTTTGACATAGAACGAGAGCAGTACAAAACGAAACTGCGCAAGGAAGAGAATAAGGTGAAGGATCTACTTCATCAACTGACCGATATTAAAGAGACTGTGCTAAGTTTGCAGCAGGAGTCAAGTGAGGCAGTGTTTGATATCGGTAGTGTTACTGGTACAACTGGACTGCAGCCAGCTACATCCCCAGCTCTCACCTCATCTAGCATTGTGACTCCCGTTTCGCTTATCAAATCTATATCACAGACTGTGACTGTCAGTAAGGCTATCTCCACACCATTGTCGACTACAGAGGTCAAGGTAGATGCTTCACCTGTTAAGATTCGCACCCCGGCTAGACCTCAGCAGTCAAGGCCGGCTAGCGATATAACTGCTGGTCAGCCAAGACTTGCACCAACCTCGGAGCCAAGGCAAAGGGCTGCGCTACCACCTACTAGCCCGAAACCAAACGTTATACTTAGACCACAGGGGGACATTCATGGAAGTCCCGCAAACCGTCCTTTACATTATCGGCCAGAACTTTCAGCCAACCGCCCAACTGGAATAGCTAGTTCACCAGCATTACGGGCAGCCGGTCAAGGAATGCAAGGTCAAGGTAGCAATGCAAAACAAACTAGCCTGAGTGGCAAGCCAGTCACTGGAGAGCAAGGATCTTATGTGTCAGGCGCAACCCTTGGTACAACCATTCCAAATCGAATACCCAATAGGGTCAGCAGTGCTCCTGCTGCCTCTCATCTTTCTtcttacaataataaacaatcTCTTACTATATTGGCCAATAAACCGGCTAACTCAGCGATTCAAGTTTCAACCACTGCCGTTACCAATATAAACTCTAGGGCAGCGGTCCTGTCTCCGCGATCAGCATCAGTGCCTCCACATCTTGGCACTCCATTGACTATCATTGATCCGAGGCTAGTCGGTACGTCTTCTGTAAGTGTAGCAAACTGGAGGAATAGTGTTTCACTATCATCCAGCAACTCAAGCGCTGGACATATTGCACCAACAACTGTTAGTCTCATTTCTCCAATAGATAAATCAGCAATGTCGGGTGGAACTGGCTCCAAGCCCAAACCGCCTCCACCAGTAAGGAATGTGTCACTGCCTTctgcaaaaaaatttcatcCTATTGAAAATACTTCATAA